Genomic window (Georgfuchsia toluolica):
GCAGACCTTGAGTTTCTGAATGTAGATATTTAATACACAACTGCGGCGGGGAACTTCAGCTTAATTCAAGTTCCCTACCGCAATAAACAAGCAAATGATTTAGGAGCCCGGAGCAAATCATATGGAAGCGAAAAAAAACGTACAGAACCAACCGCACGTTGAAGAAGGAACTACCAAGCCATGCAAGACTTGCAAGTGGCAAACACCGGATCCGACCGATCCGAAGCGCGGTCAGTGCACCGTCAACCGTCATGCGATGGGCGGCGTTTGGAAGAGATGGCTAAGAGACGTTGAGCATTTGACCTGTAGCCGTCATGAGGAAGGCAAACTAAGCTTCCGGGAGCACGTCTAGCACTCGCCATCGCCTGAAAAGCTGGCTGTATCATTAATCAAGCCATTGCCACTTTCAGGACAAGGACATAATAACAAATCAGCGCAGCAGGAGGGGCGATCTCCCTAAAACAAGACCGGTATGCGTCACGCCACGGAAAGCTGGCGATCTGGAATCTTCCCGGAGCCTTGCCGGGGGCGGGTGTTTCCCGGCTTGCACCCGGCAATTCGTGCCTACCTCAATTCGAGTTTACATTAATGATAGTAGCTTTGGAGCACCATGAAATCATCACTTAACAATGCAAACAGTGTTTTTGTACCCGAAGTCGACCCCTATTACTATGTAAGCACGGAAACGCAGGGGTTTCTGGCCAAATTCAACAAGATTTCAAAAAAACACCCTGTCAATATCCTGGTCGTTGGCAAGCAGGGCTGCGGGAAATCCTCCCTGGTACGCCAATACGCAGCGGTCAATAAACTGCCTTTGGCCACCTTTCAGATTGGCATCCTTTCTGAGCCAGGGCAGTTGTTCGGCGAATATGCCCTCGAAAACGGGGAAACCAAGTATAAGCAATTCCTTTTTCCCCAGGCCATACAAACACCAAACTGCGTGATTCACCTGGAAGAAATCAACCGCCCCGAACATCCCAAAGCCCTGAACATGCTGTTTTCCATTCTGTCAGACGACCGTCAGGTCTGGATGGACGAATTGGGATTGCTGCAAGTGGCGGATGGTGTAGTGTTCTTCGCGACGCTCAACGAGGGCGCGGAATTCGTCGGCACGGAACTGCTCGATCCGGCACTGAGGGACAGATTCTATGTGACCACCATGGACTTCCTGCCCAACGAAGTGGAAACCGAGGTACTCCAGAAAAAAACTGGCGTGACCTATGAGCAGGCCAAGGAAATCATCGAAGTCGCAAACAGCATTCGCGGCAATGCCGAGCTCGGCGTTGAAGTATCCACGCGCAAAATTCTGATGATCGGCGAAATGATCGCTGCAGGCGGCAGCCTGAGGGATGCCATCGTCACCAGTCTGCAGACAGACAAGCAGACCCTTGAATCAGTATTATTGTCTCTGCATATCAATCTCAACAAGATTGAAAAAGGCAAAACTGAATTCGTACAGTACATCACCAATGAATGATGCCCCACCAAAGCAAGACACAAACGTTGGCTTGTCATGACAACTAATCGGGGACTGAAAGTTCTCAGCCAGGAAGCCGTTGTCCAGCGCTTCGTGATCCCCGGTGGAGAGGGCTACTCTGATTTTTGGAGACGCGACAAATCGCCGATTGAACCGGTGGAACTGGTCAAACTGCTGGTGGCAATCAGAAAGATTGCCTCCTTCATTGGGCGTAACGTCGGGGAAATTGTCTGGTCCGGAATGGAGCTGGAAAACGCGCTGGCGCTTGACCCAACACCGATCATGGGCAGCTATCCGGTATCCGCGGCGAATACGGACCTGATGGTCGGCATCATGATTCAGGAGGCCTATAAAAAGGTCGAGTGGAGCGAAAGATTGCATGAGATCGCCAAGCTTCGGCTCCAGCTCAAGCCCCAGTATGAGTACAAGTTTGATCTTTTCTTCAGGATTTGCGAATACGTTTATGTCGATGGGCTGGCGAATCGCAATGTGTTTGGCCTTTACGCGGAAGCTGCTCGTACTTGGCGCATTGTCAAGACTCTGCGGACAATGATCAACCCCCCCACGGCTTCCGAGATGCTGCACATATGGTGGCGGTTGGCGGCGGACCGGGATGAGAATCTATATCTGGAAGGCTATACCGATCGGACTTCCGGTGGCATGTGGACACGCAATACGCTGGATAAGTTTTACCGGAAGCCTATCGATCTGCTCCACACCATGTTACCGGCTTTGCGGCATAAATGCCCCAATATTCCCAGCGTAGCCGACCGTTGCGATTTTCGTCTTGAACTCTACATTCAGACCTGGAATAAGTTAATTCAACTTATCAGATTCTGGCCAGGCGATCGCAGCGACAGATTCATGATCCCGGACATGGGCGACGAAGATATCGCGCAGGAGGAAGCAGACCGCAAGGCGGTCAAGGCGACCATCGTCAATTATGCCTCGCTGATCGAGCGTACCCTGCCCCAGAAGAATCGGGACTTCACCGAACAGGTAAAGGGCAATGTCGCCAATGCCGAGGGTGTCGTGCGCATCGAAGGCAACGATATCGTCATGATGGCGCGTGACAAAGTGAATAAGGCATTGCTCAACAAACTCAAGCAAGTGGTGAGAACCGCCACGGAGCGCAGAAGCATCTTCAACCGGGGACTGACGACCGGAAAGATTCACAGAAGGAGCTTGTACCGTGCCCATACCACCGGTGCAGTCTTTCAACAGAAGAAGCATGAATTTGACTTGAGAAAGAATGTGGTGCTGCTGGTGGATGCCACCGGCTCAATGGCTGATCCGACCAAATGGGACCGGGCCGAGATGATCTATCAGACGCTGTTTGCGGCAATTCAGTGCTACGCCAGCAACGCCAGAATCTATGCGTATAACGAAGTGAAAAATGCCTGTCGGATCACGGAGCTATACCGTGGTGGTCACATGCTGATGGTATTGCCGCATGGAAAAACCGCCTCGGGCGAAGCCATCATCGCTACCGCTCTAAGTACCAAAACCCTAGGTAAGAAAACATTGCTGATCCATATTACCGATGGCGCTTCCAACTGGGGCTGCGGTGTCAGCGATGCGATTACCTATTGCAAGAAGAACGGAGTCAGTCTGCTCACTCTGGGCATCAGCTGCGGTTTGGCGGCCAAGCAGTCACTCAAGGATGAATATGGCAAGCTGGTGCAGTTTGTCGATAAGACCGAGCAATTGCCACAGCTATTTGGTACGCTGATCATCAACGAAATGAGGGAAGGACGACGAGGCACAAGTGAAAAGTGAACTTCTCGATCAGGTCTTGGCGATGGAATGGCAGATGTTTGTGCGCGTCAAGAGTGCGCATCGTGCATCGTGCCAGAGTGCCCCTGACAATTTCAAAATGATCCGATCCAGTCTTTTCGAGACCTGGACCGAGGAGATGCTTGCGTCCTATCTCGATGACCTCAAGCAAGCTGCAGATGATCAGCGCAATCTTCTGATGGAAAAGTATGCGCGCATGGACAATCTGATCCCGCCGTTGTCCGATAATCCCCTGATCCCGATCATCGTAGCCATTGAGAACGTATGGCAGGATGAACTTCAGCATAATTTTCCTGCGCTCTACCAGCGTTGCTGTCGCAGCATGGCCCAGACCGGGGACGGCAAGAATTTCTCTATTTATCTCGGCTGCGAATTGGAAACCTACGGTGATCACACTTTAGAACTCTATTATGAGAACCTGAATGCCGCGCTGGAGCAAGACCGCAATCTGGCAATAGAAGCCCTGCAGCGGCTAGTGCACAAGAATGGCTACCGCGACCTCGCTCATGCCGAACAGGAACTGAGTCGGCTTTGCGACGTTCACTAAGATAAATGGGCAATACATGAATATTACCGTAACCCTCAACCTGCTGGGCATCCCATCGCTGAACGTTCTGCAGAGCGATATGGCTTTAAGCATTGCAGAAAAGACCACGATTGCCGATTTGATAATGCTGATAGACGAGAGGAACCCAGGCTTCAAACAGGCCATCTGCGATGAGGTGGGGAACATTTCGAAGCAATTCGTGTTCTTCATTAATGGCCGCAATATCGGGTACCTGGACGGGGTAAAAACAGCCATTTCGCCCGATGACGTGGTAAACGTGATCCCGGCCATCGCCGGCGGATAAGAATGTAAAGGAGTTACGGACATGATCGTTGACCGGCCCGGTTCGCATTTCATTTTCGTAGTCCCTTTCGATCATGTGTATCGGGGCTACCACTATATCAACCTGAACGGGGTTCCCCTGACCAACAAGGAATATCTGGAAAAATGGGGAAAGTGGCTGGTATTCGGCCAGCGCGAGGAGATGGAAGAACTGGCTAGAAAGCTCGATCCTTTCGTCGAAGATAGGAAAGTGCCTGCCGTAAAGTATGACCGCAAGCTGATTACTGAATTCCAGCTGAATCGCTGCGTAATGTGCGTGTATTGCCACCACGATTTGCGCGAGGACGTCTGGACAATCCTCTCCTCCTTGGGAGTCAGAGACAAAGCCTGGATGTTCGAACGCGAAACGCTCGAAAAATGGCTGCCCGGCGGGGTCAATCTGGAGAAATGGATCCAGGGCAGAAATCTGGATCCGGAGCAGGCCGAGCGCGTCCGCATCGGCGCCAAGGAGAAATTCAGGCAGATGTTCGAAAACGATGATGCCATCTTCGCAGGGATAGATCAGTAACTTGGACTGCATCGAGCAATCCCATGAAATGGCATGGTTTGCCCAGCGGGTGCAGGAATCGCGTTATATCCTATCGGAACATGTCATTCGCTCACTGATGGCGGGCAATATTGTGACGGTTGCCGATATCGAAACCGTGCTGCTGACAGGCAGGCTACTTGAGGAACACCACCATGCAACGCGCGGCAGAAGTTATCTGGTGGTGGGTAAATCAAGGCAAAAGATATTTCACGTGATGTGTGCCGGCGCCAGCAATGGCTGGCTGATCATCACCTTTGTCTACATTCCGGCGCCACCGATCTGGCGCGATGCGTTGCACCGCAACCCGGGAGGAGAAAACATCATGACGGAGCCGTTCAGCACCTGCTTTTTTTGTGGTGGGGAAATGAAGAAGATCACAGTAGGGAACTTCGATTACCGCCTCGAAGGTCAATTGTATGTAATCAAGAAAGTCCCAGCAGGACTGTGCCAGCAATGTGGCGAGAAATATATCGAAGCAGATGTCGGCAGAAGAATGAACGACTTGATTGCGAGAAAACAATTCAGCCGAACTGAAGAAGTCGGCGTCATAGACTACCAATAGGTGCAGCGACCATGCGCGGACTTGTCCTGGCGAAAGAGTTTTACCAAGAATTCGGGGCGCCCCTGCTCCAGAAGATGTTTGCCGCGCAGCAGGAGCGTATCGCGGCCGGCTTGGTCGGTGACGGATCAGACTGCCTGGGTTTTGACGACAAGTATTCAACCGATCACGACTGGGGACCGGGCTTCTGCTGGTGGCTGAACAAAACGGATTACGAACAATTCGGCGCACAACTGCAGACAGAGTATGCCAAACTGACTACAAGCTTCCATGGTTTCGAACGCAAGACCAGCGAATGGGGCGATGGGCGTGTCGGAGTGTTTGAAATCGGCACGTTCTACCGCGGATTTCTGGGACGAAACGGCGTCCCGTCCACTTTGGCGGACTGGTTGCGCATTCCCGAGAAAAATCTGGCGGCCTGCACTTCAGGGGAAGTGTTTGTCGATCCACTCGGCGAGTTCTCAAAAATTCGTCAACAATTGCTGCAAGGCTACCCGGAAGATGTCCGCTTGGCGAAGATCGCCGCGCGCTGCATGTCCTGCGGACAGGCTGGACAATACAATTTTCATCGCTCCATCTGGCGCGGGGAATATTTTGCCGCGCAATATGCCGAGACAAAATTCTGTTCCGATATCATGTCGCTGGTGTATTTGCTCAACCGCAGCTATGCGCCATTCTACAAATGGCTGCACCGCGGTGTCGCGACCCTGCCCATACTGGGCAGATTTATGGCGCAGAAGGTCACTGCCCTGACGGCTACTTGTGAATATGAAGAAAAGAAATTCATCCTCGATGAAATCATCAGTGCAGTAATCGTCGAGCTGCAAAGCGCCGGGCTGAGCGACTCGGACAGCAAGTTCCTGGTCGATCATGGACCGGTTGTGCACAGTCGGATAGTCGATCCCGGTTTGCGCCAATTGAATGTCTGGGTCGGCTAAATCCCTCTCCATGAGAAACATCCTGATCATCGGCGGCAGCTATTTTGCCGGACGCATCCTGGTTGAGGAACTCGCCAAGGAAAGCAACTGTGCTATTCATGTGTTTAATCGAGGCCGACGTCCGCTGGGCATGACCGACGTCACTGAACTCATCGGCGATCGCGAACAAGCCGAACAAATTCGCGAGGCTATTCCCGTAAAGGAATGGGATGCCGTGGTTGATTTCTGCGCCTACACCCCCATGCAGATCAAGACCATGCTCGACAATCTGCCGGGCAAGATCGGTCAATATATTTTCATCAGCACCACCAGCGTTTATCAGCAGAGCTGGCACCTGCCGATTGCCGAAGACGGACTGCAACTCACCGGCGCGCAACCTGAACTCGGCAACTATGCGACTTACGGCTACGACAAAGCCATGTCCGAAATCATGTTGCAGCAGATCTGCGAAAGCCGGGGAATTCCATACACCATATTCAGGCCGGCAATTATTTACGGCTACTATAATTACGCTCCGCGCGAAAGCTATTTCTTCGATCTGCTGCGCAGCCATCTGCCGATTGTCATTCCTCAGCATGATCTGGCCCTGTTCAGCTTCATCTGGGTTGTGGACATGGCGCGCATGATCATCCGCTGTATCGGCGATGAACGAACTTATACCCAGACTTTCAATCTGGCTTCGGACGAACTCGTTTCCTATTCACGCATAGTCGAAGTATTGGGCGAGATCACGGGAAAAACCATCGATCCGGTCCGTATGCCAGCAGTGGAAATCGACCGCCAGGGAATTCCTTTGCCTTTCCCCATAAACGAACATTTGCTCTACTCTGGGGCGAAAATAAAACGGCTTTTCGATTTTGAGTACACCCCATTCAAGAAAGGCTTGCGCGAAGCGCTCAAGTATTACCTGATGGTACAAAAACAGCGAAATTCTCCCGCTGCCTGAATTCCCTTTCCGCAGCGCTAGCCTTGCGAAATGGCAGTTGATCTGATTCTGTGCAACCTCAAGGCCATCACATTTTCACAAGAATGTGCTGGCCCTGAACTCATTGCCATTAAGGGAAACAAAATTCTCTTCATGGGATCGAAGGACGCACTGGGCGATCTGAAAGGTCCGGACACGCGCATGCTGGATTGTCAAGGAGGCATTGTCCTGCCTGGATTCAACGATGCACACTGCCACCCAATCGCCTTCGCCATTACCCAGAGATACCTGGATTGCTCCTCACCGCAAATACGCTGTATCAGTGACCTTCAGGCAGCCTTAAGAATAAAGGCCGGTGAGGTCGCGGACGAACGCTGGATCCGGGGAGCCAATTACGATATCTCGATAATTGCTGAACAACGCTTGCCCGATCGCTGGGAACTGGATCAGGCCGTGCCCCATCTCCCTGTAGTGCTTGTGGAACGCTCTGGCCAGCATTGCGTGCTGAATAGCCGGGCACTGGAGCACTGCGACATCAGCAACAATACCCCGGACTCGGATGCCGGCAGGATATTACGTGATCCGATAACCGGCTTGCCTAACGGGGTTGTATCGGGCAATAGCGAACTGGTGGCAAGAGCGATTCCACCCTTGGGTGATGACGAAGTCGAAATCGGCTTGCGCGATGCCAGTCAGGAATATTTGTCACATGGAATCACTTCGCTTCAGGATACGAGTTGGTCAAACGCCTATCCGCACTGGCAGAGAATGCAGATATTCAAACAGCGGGGGTTTCTGACGCCGCGCCTGGCGATGCATGCCGGACTCGATGCCCTCGAACAGTTTGCCCTAAGGGGTTTGAAAACTGGCCACGGGGACGACCATTTGCGACTGGGTGCCATGAAGATCGCACTGGACGAAAGCACCGGAAGCAGCCATCCGCCGCAAGACGACCTGAACCAGTCCGCCCTACGTGCTCATCTGGCAGGTTTTCAACTTGCCTTTCATGTACCCGATGTCCATCTGCTGCAAATGTCTCTGCAAGCGCTGGAATTTGTCAGATGCATCGCACCTGACGAATGCCACCGTCCGCGTTTCGAGCACTGTCCGGTCTGCCCCACTTCGTTATTACCTGAACTGGCACAAAGCGGTGCCATCGTGGTTTCGCAACCGAACCTGCTCTACCAAACTGGTCCTGAGTACCTGCGCGAGTTGGCAGCAGAGCAGTTAAAGTGGATATTCCCGTATAGATCCTGCATAGAAAATGGAATAAGACTGGCATTCAGTTCGGATTCCCCGCTCACCCCTTGCGATCCGCTACAGGCCATCAGGACCGCCATCACCCGCCGGGTCAAGGGCGGCGCAAGACTGGGAGAGGACGAGGCGATCAGCCTGTTGCAGGCGCTGGAGATGTACACCAGTGCTGGCGCCTATTGCAGCAGCGAGGAAACGCTGAAGGGCTCCCTCGCCGTGGGACAACTGGCCGACCTGGTCATCCTCGAGTGTGGCGCAGACAAGGGCTTGGCGGATGAGCTACTCGACGCGCGGGTGCTGATGACGCTGCTCGACGGGAAACTGGTCTGGAACCGCTGATCCTTGTAGCAGCGACCGGGGCAGTCGCTTCAGCGGCGGCTGACGACGATTACGCCGGCAATCACCAGCAAGGCTCCGGCAATCTGCGCTGGTGAAATCACTTCCTCCAAAAGCCAATTGCCGAAGAATATCGTCAGCAGGGGGCCGATGCTACCGATCAGGGCGGCACGACCGGCGCCGATATGACGCATGGCGGCGGATTGGGCGAACACCGGCAGGATCGTGGAAAACAGTGCCAGGCTCAGGCCCAGCGCATAGATCGGCCAGGGCTGCAGCAGCGCGGACAGCGGCTGGGTGGCGAGGAAATGAGCCAGGACAGCGGCCGTCGACACCAGCATCGCCAGCGCGCTGAACCGCGAAGGACCTATCCTTTGTATCATCTGCCCTGCGCCGACCAGGTACAAGGCGTAGCACAGCGCGGAGGCAAAAACCAGGGCGCCGCCAATCCAGATTCCAGCCGCATCGGCACTCGCTCCAAGGTCGTGGACAAAAGCCACAGCCATGCCGACATAGCACAGGCTCAGCGCTACCCATTCGCGCCGCTCGATACGCTTGCCGAGCAGCAGTGCGCCGAACAGGACGGTCATGGTCGGATGGGTAAAGGCGATCAGCCTCTCCAAGCCCGCCGAGATATAGCGCAAGCCCATGAAATCGAGCATGACCGCGCCGTAATAGCCAAGCAGGCCAAGAGCGACGAGCGCAGCCCAGTCGCGAGCGCTTAGCGGCGCTGCGTTGCGCGATTCGCGCAAGCCGACAAAGAAAAACACCGGGAAAGCAAACACCATGCGGAGTAGCAGCAAGGTGATCACTGCCACCGGGACGGCAGCGGGTTGGGCATAGGCCAGCTTTACCAGTATCGCTTTGAAGGAAAAGCCGAATGCAGCCAGGATAGCCAGCCAGACGCCGGTAAAGTAAGAAGATTTCAATCGGTTACAGGAAAACTGGAGGTCTCACGCCCTCTCCTTGCGGAGCTACCTATTGAAACAATTCCACACCCTCTCAATTCGGCCTGATAATTATTATATTGACATATCACCATATATAGAACAGTAAAAGAAAATCGTGCTCAATTCCGGTACGGCCTTTCCGGATCAGGAATGATGCAAGCGACCGCACATACAGTCACGCAGCGGGGCTCTTCATGGAGTCCCGGGCATTCCGTGCATCTGCCGGGATCAATCACATGAATGTCGTCACCGCGCGAAATTGCATCATTGCCGCATTCCATATGACATATTTCACAGTTTGTCTTTTTCGAGAATCAGAACATCAATCCCTTCCTGTTTCAATGCCTTGGCACACAAGGAACCAGCAGGGCCGGAGCCGACGATGATAACTTCATGTTCTTGTATGTTACTTTCCCCCCTCTCATGGTTTTGGCAACTAAAGACATTAGAAGCGTTGAGCGACTCGTTCGGCATAACACGAGCGAGAGATTTTCGCAATTCTCAATTTTAACTATGGCGGTTCCAAGTGCGAAGTGCAACAAGTTTCGAACTGAGATTTTAAGAATGAAAATACGGTGACGTGGCGGCGCAGATTAAGACGGACGTCTTCGGTCGGTCTCCTGGACT
Coding sequences:
- a CDS encoding benzylsuccinate synthase beta subunit family protein; translated protein: MEAKKNVQNQPHVEEGTTKPCKTCKWQTPDPTDPKRGQCTVNRHAMGGVWKRWLRDVEHLTCSRHEEGKLSFREHV
- a CDS encoding AAA family ATPase, which codes for MKSSLNNANSVFVPEVDPYYYVSTETQGFLAKFNKISKKHPVNILVVGKQGCGKSSLVRQYAAVNKLPLATFQIGILSEPGQLFGEYALENGETKYKQFLFPQAIQTPNCVIHLEEINRPEHPKALNMLFSILSDDRQVWMDELGLLQVADGVVFFATLNEGAEFVGTELLDPALRDRFYVTTMDFLPNEVETEVLQKKTGVTYEQAKEIIEVANSIRGNAELGVEVSTRKILMIGEMIAAGGSLRDAIVTSLQTDKQTLESVLLSLHINLNKIEKGKTEFVQYITNE
- a CDS encoding vWA domain-containing protein, which codes for MTTNRGLKVLSQEAVVQRFVIPGGEGYSDFWRRDKSPIEPVELVKLLVAIRKIASFIGRNVGEIVWSGMELENALALDPTPIMGSYPVSAANTDLMVGIMIQEAYKKVEWSERLHEIAKLRLQLKPQYEYKFDLFFRICEYVYVDGLANRNVFGLYAEAARTWRIVKTLRTMINPPTASEMLHIWWRLAADRDENLYLEGYTDRTSGGMWTRNTLDKFYRKPIDLLHTMLPALRHKCPNIPSVADRCDFRLELYIQTWNKLIQLIRFWPGDRSDRFMIPDMGDEDIAQEEADRKAVKATIVNYASLIERTLPQKNRDFTEQVKGNVANAEGVVRIEGNDIVMMARDKVNKALLNKLKQVVRTATERRSIFNRGLTTGKIHRRSLYRAHTTGAVFQQKKHEFDLRKNVVLLVDATGSMADPTKWDRAEMIYQTLFAAIQCYASNARIYAYNEVKNACRITELYRGGHMLMVLPHGKTASGEAIIATALSTKTLGKKTLLIHITDGASNWGCGVSDAITYCKKNGVSLLTLGISCGLAAKQSLKDEYGKLVQFVDKTEQLPQLFGTLIINEMREGRRGTSEK
- a CDS encoding DUF4125 family protein, yielding MKSELLDQVLAMEWQMFVRVKSAHRASCQSAPDNFKMIRSSLFETWTEEMLASYLDDLKQAADDQRNLLMEKYARMDNLIPPLSDNPLIPIIVAIENVWQDELQHNFPALYQRCCRSMAQTGDGKNFSIYLGCELETYGDHTLELYYENLNAALEQDRNLAIEALQRLVHKNGYRDLAHAEQELSRLCDVH
- a CDS encoding MoaD/ThiS family protein; protein product: MNITVTLNLLGIPSLNVLQSDMALSIAEKTTIADLIMLIDERNPGFKQAICDEVGNISKQFVFFINGRNIGYLDGVKTAISPDDVVNVIPAIAGG
- a CDS encoding YgiT-type zinc finger protein, with protein sequence MAWFAQRVQESRYILSEHVIRSLMAGNIVTVADIETVLLTGRLLEEHHHATRGRSYLVVGKSRQKIFHVMCAGASNGWLIITFVYIPAPPIWRDALHRNPGGENIMTEPFSTCFFCGGEMKKITVGNFDYRLEGQLYVIKKVPAGLCQQCGEKYIEADVGRRMNDLIARKQFSRTEEVGVIDYQ
- a CDS encoding DUF4037 domain-containing protein; this encodes MRGLVLAKEFYQEFGAPLLQKMFAAQQERIAAGLVGDGSDCLGFDDKYSTDHDWGPGFCWWLNKTDYEQFGAQLQTEYAKLTTSFHGFERKTSEWGDGRVGVFEIGTFYRGFLGRNGVPSTLADWLRIPEKNLAACTSGEVFVDPLGEFSKIRQQLLQGYPEDVRLAKIAARCMSCGQAGQYNFHRSIWRGEYFAAQYAETKFCSDIMSLVYLLNRSYAPFYKWLHRGVATLPILGRFMAQKVTALTATCEYEEKKFILDEIISAVIVELQSAGLSDSDSKFLVDHGPVVHSRIVDPGLRQLNVWVG
- a CDS encoding NAD-dependent epimerase/dehydratase family protein, with the translated sequence MRNILIIGGSYFAGRILVEELAKESNCAIHVFNRGRRPLGMTDVTELIGDREQAEQIREAIPVKEWDAVVDFCAYTPMQIKTMLDNLPGKIGQYIFISTTSVYQQSWHLPIAEDGLQLTGAQPELGNYATYGYDKAMSEIMLQQICESRGIPYTIFRPAIIYGYYNYAPRESYFFDLLRSHLPIVIPQHDLALFSFIWVVDMARMIIRCIGDERTYTQTFNLASDELVSYSRIVEVLGEITGKTIDPVRMPAVEIDRQGIPLPFPINEHLLYSGAKIKRLFDFEYTPFKKGLREALKYYLMVQKQRNSPAA
- a CDS encoding amidohydrolase; protein product: MGSKDALGDLKGPDTRMLDCQGGIVLPGFNDAHCHPIAFAITQRYLDCSSPQIRCISDLQAALRIKAGEVADERWIRGANYDISIIAEQRLPDRWELDQAVPHLPVVLVERSGQHCVLNSRALEHCDISNNTPDSDAGRILRDPITGLPNGVVSGNSELVARAIPPLGDDEVEIGLRDASQEYLSHGITSLQDTSWSNAYPHWQRMQIFKQRGFLTPRLAMHAGLDALEQFALRGLKTGHGDDHLRLGAMKIALDESTGSSHPPQDDLNQSALRAHLAGFQLAFHVPDVHLLQMSLQALEFVRCIAPDECHRPRFEHCPVCPTSLLPELAQSGAIVVSQPNLLYQTGPEYLRELAAEQLKWIFPYRSCIENGIRLAFSSDSPLTPCDPLQAIRTAITRRVKGGARLGEDEAISLLQALEMYTSAGAYCSSEETLKGSLAVGQLADLVILECGADKGLADELLDARVLMTLLDGKLVWNR
- a CDS encoding DMT family transporter, with protein sequence MKSSYFTGVWLAILAAFGFSFKAILVKLAYAQPAAVPVAVITLLLLRMVFAFPVFFFVGLRESRNAAPLSARDWAALVALGLLGYYGAVMLDFMGLRYISAGLERLIAFTHPTMTVLFGALLLGKRIERREWVALSLCYVGMAVAFVHDLGASADAAGIWIGGALVFASALCYALYLVGAGQMIQRIGPSRFSALAMLVSTAAVLAHFLATQPLSALLQPWPIYALGLSLALFSTILPVFAQSAAMRHIGAGRAALIGSIGPLLTIFFGNWLLEEVISPAQIAGALLVIAGVIVVSRR
- a CDS encoding FAD-dependent monooxygenase, producing MPNESLNASNVFSCQNHERGESNIQEHEVIIVGSGPAGSLCAKALKQEGIDVLILEKDKL